The sequence atgatgttctgattgaagattctgaaccctgtggacctgttgatgtttgatccgtcagtgtaaaatatctttcacagttgactgttctgaatttattataaacaatatttggggccacttgagggcgtacgtgatccgggattccacaaatttcttTTCTCTTAGATGTATcgtaaaacacagtagaattagaagtatccaagaaatgagcacggttgagaacaaacgaagaaggattaatattgtgagccatgtagtcaaaatacaaggacataaaacgggtctgagaattgagctcgacaagcctttcgaagttttcattcaccatcggattcaagatatcgcatcgaattagcagtcgatatgagagatccaagaatcggtttttcagcgGTAAGACGCCTGCCagaacttcgagactcatcgtatgagttgactacatgcaacctaaggcaatacgcaaacaacgatactgaattattTCCAGGttgatgaaatgggtgttcgccgcggatcggaagcagaatatcgttgtttggtacagcctgatcaggtctcctggatagGTACCCCACCACgaaccggttattgtacgaagaaagttgattctctgttggcattttcgtttcagattcttaatatgacatccccaggtgccgttggagtcgaaccagaccccgagatatttgaatgtgctatggtttcaccccttagttgaagctataattgtgctggttctcgcttccttgaaaaaaaaaacaaccagctcaattttctccatagagaactcgataccaagttgaagagcccacgtggacaagttgtggagtgtatcttgtaatggtcatTGGAGAtaggcagctttgggtcctataatggacacaacgctgtcgtcggcaagttgtcttagcgtgcaagatgtgttgatatattcatAGATATCTTTTAcgcaaaaattgaataaaatgagGCTTAAggatgagccctgaggaagacccatgtagctaaatcgtattgtcgacaaatcaccatgtgcgaaatacatgtgtttctcggacaatagattatagaaaaaggtgttcaaaaccggcgaaagattatgctggtgcagcttcttagataggatatttatagaaactgaatcaaaagtcgccttgatgtctagaaatactgatgccatttgttctttacgagcaaatgccatttgaatttctgttgagcgcaacgcaagacaatcgttcgtgcttttacccctgcggaaaccaaattgtgtatctgaaagcaagccattagtttcgacccaattgtctagacggaagagaataattttttcgaacaacttccggatacaggaaagcatagcaatcggccgatacgaattgtgatcggaggctggtttcccaggttatggcgataactctcacttgtctccattcgtgtgggacaattttaccctcgaggaacttgttgaataaattcaacaagcgccttttggcagactcaggaagatttttcaacaagttgaatttaattctgtctaaccccgtgTTGTGGGTGTGTTCGGAGGTGACCGATAATGAATATAACACGACCCAAACATTAAAACTGACTTTATTAATAGACGCACAGTTAGAGGTAAAAACGCGTGTTCCTTGTTCTACTACATATCACATTCTGCTTCTGACACATAGACCGGATGCTGGTCGGTGCATCAACTGAGTGACAGTCGGGCTGCCACCAGTGAGCCCAGCAATTACTATTGAGTTGTAGGGATGGTCACGTCTCCAACATCTCCCCTTCTAATACAGCTGATAGGGATCGAACCATTGCGGAGCTCTTCGTACACGCGAAGAGCGGCGAGGAACCTGTACAGCTGAGTCGGCTTCATTAGCAGACTGAAATTCTGATGTTGAATTCGGCGTTGTCGAAGATGACGAAGACGATGCTGACAACGAAGACTCTGATGACAATGTGGGCCTTCTCAACAAGGTATTTGGTACTGACGACTGGCTCGAACTAGAGCAGCTTGGAATGGGTGCTACTGGTGTTGAGTGTGCTAATGGATCTGGTGCGCAACGGGCCGGAAGGTTCCAAGCATCGAGTAGAATGCTGAGAGGAAGTTTCGTTCTATCTGTCAATGCTGGTACTCTGCGACGCTCTGAATCAGCACGATCTCGAAGCTGGTTAACGTGGGACCGAATAAGCTTACCATTCTCGAGCTGAACGTTGTACATTGCACGACCTACACGTTCCAAAACTGTTCCTGAAACCCAGTGCCATTGGTTCTTGACGAATACTTTTGCATACACCGTATCCTTAACGATGAATTGTCGCTTTAAGGGATGAATCTCGCTCGATTGTTCCAATTGTACACGATCGGATCCAAACTAGTACGAATCGGACGACCGAACAAAACTTCTGCTGGTGATTTGCCGTCTGGAGAAGAAAAACAAGGTGTACTCCGGTAAACCTGAAGAAATGTACTGAGAGCATCACACATTGTCGCTCTCCCCTCCTTAATCTTTTTAATCGATCGTTTAAACGTATCCACGAATCGCTCGGCTTGACCGTTCGATTGAGGGTGGAACGGTGCTGTTGTAAGATGCTCGATGCCGTTCTTCGTACAGTACGATTGAAACTCTGCACTGGTGAATTGGGATCCATTATCACTCACCAGTGTCTCTGGCATTCCCAAGCGAGCGAACAGATCTCTGAGGATTTTCACTGTGGCGGCTGTAGTGATACTTCTCGTCTGCACAATTTCAGGCCATTTCGAAAAAGAGTCTACGACAACCAGGTAGTATTCCCCGTCGATCGGTCCAAGGTAATCAAGGTGAACGCGCTGCCACGGTTTTGTTGATTTAGGCCATGACAACGGCGCTGACTTCGGCGGTGTTTTCGCAGCCATCGCACATTGACGGCAGGATTTGACGAAATCAACAATGTCGCTGTCGAGAGTTGGCCAATAAACATAAGACCTAGCAATTGCCTTCATTCGCTGAATTCCAGGGTGGCCACGATGAAGTTGATGAAGACTACGCTTGCGATGGGGCGATGGTATAACCAGTCGATCGCCGAATAGTATGCAGCCTTGTACCGTGGTAAGAGATTCACGTCGAGCATAAAACCGTTTGAGCTCTGCATCGGTAACGGTTTTAGGCCACCCATCAAGGAGGTAACGATAAACTGCCTTGGTAATAGGATCGGACTGTGTAGACTGTTGTACGATCCTAAAACTTAAAGGAAGAATGGTTAATGCATCTTGTGTAACTGACCTTAAGTCATTTTCCAGAGAGACCGAAGCAATCACATAATCTTCCTCAGGCCTGACGTGCTAGCTGATCAGACGGGAAAGTATGTCAGCATTGCCGAATTTCGCTGTCGGAACGTGctcgatggtgaactcatgaagCAACAGCGTAAGAGCCCAACGTTGTAATCGGTTCGATGTGTAAACAGGAATCCCTTTCCTTGAACCGAAGATTCTCAGCAACGGCTCGTGATCTGTCTGAAGATGAAAGCGACGACCAAACAGCATTTTATGAAACTTGGTCACCGCAAAAATTATCGCAAGTCCTTCACGATCGGGCTGACTGTAGTTTTTCTCTGCCGCTGTTAATGCTCTGGAAGCGTCGTATACAACTTTGAGAGTGCCGTCCGGAAGTTTGTGTGACAAAGTAGCACCGACACCAACAGACGACGCATCTGCCGACACCACTATATCAAGTGCAGGGTTGTAGTGTGTCAACAGTAGGTCAGATTTCAGCAACTCCTTAAATTTGTTGAATGCCGCCTGGCATTCTGCTGTCCACTTGAATTTCGCATCCGCTTTGAGCAGCTCATCAAGAGGATACCGCAGACAGCGCATACGAGGAACAAATTTTCCGTAGTAATTAATTGCTCCTAGGAAGGACCGAACACCAGATACATCAGTGGGCGATGGCATTTCGTTAATGGCTTGAACTTTTGCTGGATCCGGTCGAAGACCATTGCGGTCAAGCAGATGACCTACATATTTGATTTGAGGCTGAGCGAAGATGCACTTTTCCACTCGGATGGTAAATCCAAACTCGCTGATTCTTTGAAACACTGCGCGAAGGTTTTCCCAGTGTGTCTCAGTAGTGACACCACCAACGACGACGTCATCCAAATAACCACACGTATGAGGAAGACCTGCCAGCATTGTATCGATAAGTTGCTGGAAAGCTCCCGGTGCTGTTTTGACTCCCGGTGGCAAA comes from Malaya genurostris strain Urasoe2022 chromosome 3, Malgen_1.1, whole genome shotgun sequence and encodes:
- the LOC131437994 gene encoding uncharacterized protein K02A2.6-like; its protein translation is PEEDYVIASVSLENDLRSVTQDALTILPLSFRIVQQSTQSDPITKAVYRYLLDGWPKTVTDAELKRFYARRESLTTVQGCILFGDRLVIPSPHRKRSLHQLHRGHPGIQRMKAIARSYVYWPTLDSDIVDFVKSCRQCAMAAKTPPKSAPLSWPKSTKPWQRVHLDYLGPIDGEYYLVVVDSFSKWPEIVQTRSITTAATVKILRDLFARLGMPETLVSDNGSQFTSAEFQSYCTKNGIEHLTTAPFHPQSNGQAERFVDTFKRSIKKIKEGRATMCDALSTFLQVYRSTPCFSSPDGKSPAEVLFGRPIRTSLDPIVYNWNNRARFIP